A stretch of the Flavobacterium aquiphilum genome encodes the following:
- a CDS encoding acyl-CoA dehydrogenase family protein, which yields MDFTLTEEQLMIQQAARDFAQTELLEGVIERDEHSKFPTEQVKKMGELGFLGMMVDPKYGGSGLDSVSYVLAMTEIAKVDASAAVIMSVNNSLVCAGLEKYCNEEQKMKYLVPLAKGEIIGAFCLSEPEAGSDATSQKTTAIDKGDYYLLNGTKNWITNGASASTYIVIAQTDVEKGHKGINAFIVEKGWAGFDIGPKEKKMGIRGSDTHSLLFNDVKVPKENRIGADGFGFNFAMSVLNGGRIGIASQALGIATGAYELALKYSQERKAFGKEIFNHQAIAFKLADMATQIEAAKLLCFNAACQKDAGMDISQSGAMAKLFASQTAMDTTIEAVQIHGGNGYVAEYHVERMMRDAKITQIYEGTSEILKIVISRSLKS from the coding sequence ATGGATTTCACTCTAACCGAAGAACAATTAATGATACAGCAAGCAGCGAGAGATTTTGCTCAAACTGAATTGTTGGAAGGTGTAATAGAAAGAGATGAGCACTCTAAATTTCCTACGGAACAGGTCAAAAAAATGGGAGAACTTGGCTTTCTGGGAATGATGGTTGATCCCAAATATGGAGGATCAGGTCTTGATAGTGTTTCTTATGTCCTGGCCATGACCGAAATTGCCAAAGTAGATGCTTCGGCAGCCGTTATCATGTCTGTGAACAATTCTTTGGTTTGTGCGGGATTGGAAAAATATTGTAATGAAGAACAAAAGATGAAATATTTGGTTCCGTTAGCCAAAGGAGAGATAATCGGTGCATTTTGTTTGTCTGAACCGGAAGCAGGTTCTGATGCGACTTCGCAAAAAACTACAGCCATTGACAAGGGAGATTATTATTTGTTAAATGGTACCAAAAACTGGATTACCAATGGTGCTTCAGCATCAACGTATATTGTCATTGCCCAAACAGATGTTGAAAAGGGCCATAAAGGAATCAATGCTTTTATTGTTGAAAAAGGATGGGCCGGTTTTGATATTGGACCAAAGGAAAAGAAAATGGGAATTCGCGGTTCTGATACACATTCACTATTGTTTAATGATGTGAAAGTACCAAAGGAAAATAGAATCGGTGCCGATGGTTTTGGTTTTAATTTTGCGATGTCTGTTTTAAACGGAGGACGAATCGGTATTGCTTCGCAAGCGTTGGGAATTGCAACTGGAGCTTATGAATTGGCGTTAAAATATTCTCAGGAAAGAAAAGCTTTTGGGAAAGAAATTTTCAATCATCAGGCGATTGCTTTCAAACTTGCCGATATGGCAACACAAATTGAAGCGGCTAAATTGTTGTGTTTTAACGCCGCTTGTCAAAAAGATGCCGGCATGGATATTTCGCAATCGGGGGCAATGGCTAAGTTATTTGCATCCCAAACTGCGATGGACACAACAATAGAAGCGGTGCAAATTCACGGAGGAAACGGTTATGTTGCCGAGTATCATGTGGAACGTATGATGCGTGATGCCAAAATCACTCAAATTTATGAAGGAACTTCAGAAATCCTGAAAATTGTAATTTCAAGGTCATTGAAATCATAG
- a CDS encoding Crp/Fnr family transcriptional regulator, producing the protein MYDELKYWYLRHHKLFWTLSMSQLKQLCMITGFKKAKKGDIIYFSSSDVPRVFLLKKGNIKIVSVDEDGNETIKDIIQKGDLFGELELDNDRNSNEYAKALTDEIIICSFLMSDFENLLLKYPSLALSYTKFVGLKMKRIKNNYANLISKDAKTRLYQFLKDWAEKEGKRIDNRVVIENYLTQNDMAQIICTSRQTATQLLNEMEANGLLHYNRKEIIIDDITKL; encoded by the coding sequence ATGTACGACGAATTAAAATATTGGTACCTCAGGCATCATAAATTGTTTTGGACATTAAGTATGTCTCAATTAAAGCAATTATGTATGATAACAGGTTTTAAAAAAGCAAAGAAAGGGGATATTATTTATTTTTCTTCTTCGGATGTGCCTCGTGTTTTTTTGCTTAAAAAAGGCAATATAAAAATTGTTTCTGTTGATGAAGACGGGAATGAAACAATTAAGGATATTATTCAAAAAGGCGATTTATTTGGAGAATTAGAATTGGACAATGACCGCAATTCGAATGAATACGCCAAAGCATTAACCGATGAAATTATTATCTGCAGTTTTTTAATGTCTGATTTTGAAAATTTATTGCTCAAATATCCTAGTTTGGCTTTGTCTTATACCAAGTTTGTGGGATTAAAAATGAAACGCATCAAAAACAATTATGCCAATTTAATTTCGAAAGATGCCAAAACCCGTTTGTATCAGTTCCTGAAAGATTGGGCAGAAAAAGAAGGAAAGCGCATAGATAACAGGGTTGTTATTGAAAATTATCTCACTCAAAATGATATGGCTCAAATTATTTGCACTTCAAGGCAAACAGCCACGCAATTGCTAAATGAAATGGAAGCCAATGGTTTGTTGCATTATAATCGTAAAGAAATTATCATTGACGATATTACTAAATTATAA
- a CDS encoding carboxymuconolactone decarboxylase family protein, producing MTTTTFSVPTRSEVSENNQAIFDNLQKALGFVPNLYATIAYSKNGLEKYLAYQNAKTSLNNKEKEAVNLIVSQVNNCVYCVSAHTVIGKMNGFTDEQILDIRKGKATDAKLNALVELAAEITQTRGNANSDLVAAFFAQGFTNENLVDLILQVSDKTAMNYLHNLTKVPVDFPLAPSL from the coding sequence ATGACAACTACAACATTTTCAGTCCCAACAAGATCAGAAGTTTCAGAAAACAATCAGGCAATTTTTGACAATCTACAAAAAGCATTAGGATTTGTTCCAAATTTATATGCTACAATTGCGTATTCAAAAAATGGATTAGAGAAATATTTAGCCTATCAAAATGCTAAAACATCTTTAAATAATAAAGAAAAAGAAGCGGTAAATTTAATCGTAAGTCAAGTTAACAACTGTGTTTATTGTGTAAGCGCTCATACTGTTATTGGGAAAATGAATGGTTTTACAGACGAGCAAATTTTAGACATCAGAAAAGGAAAAGCAACTGATGCAAAATTGAATGCATTGGTAGAGCTTGCTGCAGAAATCACTCAAACAAGAGGGAATGCTAATTCAGATTTAGTTGCTGCTTTTTTTGCTCAAGGTTTTACGAATGAAAATTTAGTTGATTTGATACTTCAAGTTAGTGATAAAACGGCAATGAACTATTTACACAATTTGACAAAAGTGCCAGTTGATTTTCCTTTGGCACCATCCTTATAA